A single window of Achromobacter xylosoxidans DNA harbors:
- a CDS encoding branched-chain amino acid ABC transporter permease — protein sequence MPIRLLSGDPPRSTLLAVMLVAIVLTLAAAPFLFPGPKSLAVAAKILVFVILVASYDLLLGYTGIVSFAHTMFFGIGAYGVAIASVRMEAGWLAVLTGTAAGLAVSLVFALIIGLASLRVRAIFYAMITLAVAAAFQTLVSQLSDLTGGEDGLNFKVPQALRPAFRPLSEPLFGVTVDGRIITYYLIAAACVVLFLMLLRIVNSPFGRVLQAIRENPFRAEAIGYRTVLYRSLSNLLAAAFATLAGALYALWLRYNGPDTSLSFEIMLNILLMVVIGGMGTMYGAVIGASLFVFAQSYLQDGLHVIHDAVGSIAPLALLFEPDRWLLWLGILFVLSVYYFPTGVAGRLREVARRR from the coding sequence ATGCCCATCCGCCTGCTTTCCGGCGATCCTCCGCGCAGCACCCTGCTGGCGGTCATGCTGGTCGCCATCGTCCTCACGCTCGCCGCCGCGCCCTTCCTGTTTCCCGGCCCCAAGTCGCTGGCCGTGGCGGCCAAGATCCTGGTGTTCGTGATCCTGGTCGCCAGCTACGACCTGCTGCTGGGTTACACCGGCATCGTCAGCTTCGCCCACACCATGTTCTTTGGCATCGGCGCCTACGGCGTGGCCATCGCCAGCGTGCGCATGGAGGCCGGCTGGCTGGCGGTGCTGACGGGCACCGCCGCGGGCCTGGCGGTATCGCTGGTGTTCGCGCTCATCATCGGCCTGGCCAGCCTGCGGGTTCGCGCCATCTTCTACGCCATGATCACACTGGCGGTGGCTGCGGCGTTCCAGACGCTGGTGTCACAGCTGTCCGACCTGACCGGCGGCGAAGACGGACTGAACTTCAAGGTGCCGCAGGCATTGCGCCCGGCCTTCCGGCCCCTGTCCGAGCCGCTGTTCGGCGTCACCGTCGACGGTCGCATCATCACCTACTACCTCATCGCCGCGGCCTGCGTCGTGCTGTTCCTGATGTTGCTGCGCATCGTCAATTCGCCGTTCGGCCGCGTGCTGCAGGCGATCCGCGAGAATCCCTTCCGCGCCGAAGCCATCGGCTATCGCACGGTGCTGTATCGCAGCCTGTCGAACCTGCTGGCGGCGGCATTCGCCACGCTCGCCGGCGCGCTGTATGCGCTCTGGCTGCGCTACAACGGCCCGGATACCTCGCTGTCGTTCGAGATCATGCTGAACATCCTGCTGATGGTGGTGATCGGTGGCATGGGCACGATGTACGGCGCGGTCATCGGCGCCAGCCTGTTCGTGTTCGCGCAGAGCTACCTGCAGGACGGCCTGCACGTGATCCACGATGCCGTCGGCAGCATTGCGCCGTTGGCCTTGCTGTTCGAGCCTGACCGCTGGCTGCTGTGGCTGGGCATCCTGTTCGTGCTGTCGGTGTATTACTTTCCCACCGGGGTCGCCGGACGGTTGCGGGAAGTGGCCAGGCGCCGTTGA
- the rpsQ gene encoding 30S ribosomal protein S17, translated as MSETQNTQVAKRQRTLVGKVVSNKMDKTVVVLVERRVKHPIFGKIIMRSAKYKAHDESNQYNEGDTVEIAEGRPISRSKSWRVVRLVEAARII; from the coding sequence ATGAGCGAAACCCAAAACACCCAAGTGGCCAAGCGCCAGCGTACGCTGGTCGGCAAGGTCGTCAGCAACAAGATGGACAAGACTGTCGTCGTTCTGGTTGAGCGCCGCGTCAAGCACCCCATCTTCGGCAAGATCATCATGCGTTCCGCGAAGTACAAGGCGCACGATGAGTCGAACCAGTACAACGAAGGCGATACGGTTGAAATCGCTGAAGGCCGTCCCATCTCGCGCTCGAAGTCGTGGCGCGTGGTGCGTCTGGTTGAAGCCGCACGTATCATCTAA
- the rpmC gene encoding 50S ribosomal protein L29 gives MKASELRSKDAAELGKELESLLKAQFGLRMQKATQQLANTSQLRNVRRDIARVRTLLTEKAGK, from the coding sequence ATGAAAGCCAGCGAACTCCGTTCGAAAGACGCCGCCGAGCTCGGCAAAGAGCTCGAAAGCCTGCTGAAGGCGCAATTCGGTCTGCGTATGCAGAAGGCCACGCAGCAGCTTGCCAACACCAGCCAGCTGCGTAACGTGCGCCGCGACATCGCGCGCGTGCGTACCTTGCTGACCGAGAAGGCAGGGAAATAA
- the rplP gene encoding 50S ribosomal protein L16 has protein sequence MLQPSRRKYRKEQKGRNTGLATRGTHVSFGEFGLKATGRGRLTARQIEAARRAINRHIKRGGRIWIRIFPDKPISQKPAEVRMGNGKGNPEYWVAEIQPGKVLYEMEGVSEELAREAFRLAAAKLPISTTFVARHIGA, from the coding sequence ATGCTGCAACCCTCTCGCAGAAAGTATCGCAAAGAGCAGAAGGGCCGCAACACCGGTCTGGCGACCCGTGGCACCCACGTGTCGTTCGGCGAATTCGGTCTGAAGGCCACCGGCCGTGGCCGTCTGACCGCTCGCCAGATCGAAGCCGCTCGTCGTGCCATCAACCGTCACATCAAGCGCGGCGGCCGCATCTGGATTCGAATTTTCCCGGACAAGCCCATCTCGCAAAAGCCTGCCGAAGTCCGTATGGGTAACGGTAAGGGCAACCCGGAGTACTGGGTCGCCGAGATTCAGCCCGGCAAGGTGCTCTACGAAATGGAAGGGGTTAGCGAAGAGCTCGCGCGTGAAGCTTTCCGCCTGGCCGCTGCCAAGCTGCCGATTTCGACCACGTTCGTCGCGCGTCATATCGGTGCTTAA
- the rpsC gene encoding 30S ribosomal protein S3: MGQKIHPTGFRLAVTRNWSSRWFADDKAFGSMLAEDIRVREYLKKKLKSASVGRVIIERPAKNARITVYSARPGVVIGKRGEDIESLKADLQRLMGVPVHVNIEEIRKPETDAQLIADSISQQLEKRIMFRRAMKRAMQNAMRLGAQGIKIMSSGRLNGIEIARTEWYREGRVPLHTLKANIDYGTSEAHTTYGVIGIKVWVYKGDMLANGELPPETAAPREEERRPRRAPRGDRPDGARTGRPGGRGRGPRKADAAPAPEGE; the protein is encoded by the coding sequence ATGGGTCAGAAAATTCACCCCACTGGGTTCCGTCTCGCGGTCACCCGTAATTGGTCCTCGCGTTGGTTCGCCGACGACAAGGCCTTCGGCAGCATGCTGGCCGAAGACATCCGCGTCCGCGAGTACCTGAAGAAGAAGCTCAAGAGCGCCTCCGTTGGTCGCGTGATCATCGAGCGTCCCGCCAAGAATGCCCGCATCACCGTCTACTCGGCTCGTCCGGGCGTGGTGATCGGCAAGCGCGGCGAAGACATCGAAAGCCTGAAGGCTGATCTGCAGCGCCTGATGGGCGTGCCCGTGCACGTCAACATCGAAGAAATCCGCAAGCCGGAAACCGATGCTCAACTGATCGCCGACTCGATCTCGCAACAGCTCGAGAAGCGCATCATGTTCCGCCGCGCCATGAAGCGCGCGATGCAGAACGCCATGCGTCTGGGTGCCCAAGGCATCAAGATCATGAGCTCGGGCCGTCTGAACGGTATCGAAATTGCTCGTACCGAGTGGTATCGCGAAGGCCGTGTGCCGCTGCACACCCTCAAGGCCAACATCGACTACGGCACCTCCGAAGCCCACACCACGTACGGCGTGATCGGCATCAAGGTCTGGGTCTACAAGGGCGACATGCTGGCCAACGGCGAACTGCCGCCGGAAACCGCCGCCCCGCGTGAAGAAGAACGTCGTCCGCGCCGCGCTCCGCGTGGTGATCGTCCGGACGGTGCTCGCACCGGTCGTCCGGGTGGTCGTGGCCGTGGTCCCCGCAAGGCGGACGCTGCTCCGGCGCCTGAAGGAGAATAA
- the rplV gene encoding 50S ribosomal protein L22: protein METTAIIRGVHISAQKTRLVADLIRGQKVGRALEILTFSPKKAAAILKKAVESAIANAEHNDGADIDELKVTTIFVDKAQSMKRFSARAKGRGNRIEKQTCHITVKVGA, encoded by the coding sequence ATGGAAACTACTGCCATTATCCGTGGGGTTCACATCTCCGCTCAAAAGACGCGTCTGGTTGCGGATCTGATCCGCGGCCAGAAGGTCGGCCGTGCGCTCGAGATCCTCACCTTCTCGCCGAAGAAGGCCGCCGCCATCCTGAAGAAGGCTGTCGAGTCCGCCATCGCCAACGCCGAGCACAACGACGGCGCCGATATCGACGAACTGAAAGTCACCACGATCTTCGTGGACAAGGCTCAGTCGATGAAGCGCTTCTCCGCTCGCGCCAAGGGCCGCGGCAACCGTATCGAGAAGCAGACCTGCCACATCACGGTCAAGGTCGGAGCTTAA
- the rpsS gene encoding 30S ribosomal protein S19: MSRSIKKGPFVDAHLIKKVDTAVAGKDKKPIKTWSRRSTILPEFIGLTIAVHNGKQHVPVYINENMVGHKLGEFALTRTFKGHAADKKAKR, translated from the coding sequence ATGTCACGTTCGATCAAGAAAGGCCCGTTTGTCGATGCTCACCTGATCAAAAAGGTGGACACGGCCGTCGCGGGCAAAGACAAGAAGCCGATCAAGACCTGGTCGCGTCGCTCGACGATCCTGCCCGAGTTCATCGGTCTGACGATCGCTGTGCACAACGGCAAGCAGCATGTTCCCGTTTACATCAACGAGAACATGGTCGGTCACAAGCTGGGCGAGTTCGCGCTGACCCGTACGTTCAAGGGTCACGCCGCGGACAAGAAGGCGAAGAGGTAA
- the rplB gene encoding 50S ribosomal protein L2, which translates to MALVKVKPTSAGRRGMVKVVSPNLHKGEPYAPLLEKKTRGSGRNNNGHITIRHRGGGHKQHYRVVDFRRDKDGIPAKVERLEYDPNRTAHIALLCYADGERRYIIAPRGLEVGATLISGIEAPIRAGNTLPIRNIPVGTTIHCVEMLPGKGAQMVRSAGASAVLLAREGTYAQVRLRSGEVRRVHIECRATIGEVGNEEHSLRQIGKAGAMRWRGVRPTVRGVAMNPVDHPHGGGEGRTGEAREPVSPWGTPAKGYKTRRNKRTNNMIVQRRKRK; encoded by the coding sequence ATGGCCCTCGTGAAAGTTAAGCCGACTTCGGCTGGCCGCCGTGGCATGGTGAAGGTCGTCAGCCCGAACCTGCATAAGGGTGAGCCCTACGCGCCGCTGCTGGAAAAGAAGACCCGTGGTTCGGGCCGTAACAACAACGGTCACATCACGATCCGCCACCGTGGCGGCGGTCACAAGCAACACTACCGTGTCGTCGACTTCCGTCGCGACAAGGATGGCATCCCCGCGAAGGTCGAGCGTCTGGAATACGACCCGAACCGTACGGCGCACATCGCTCTGCTGTGCTACGCCGACGGCGAGCGTCGCTACATCATCGCTCCGCGCGGCCTGGAAGTGGGCGCCACGCTGATCTCGGGCATCGAAGCCCCGATCCGCGCCGGCAACACGCTGCCGATCCGCAACATCCCGGTGGGTACGACGATTCACTGCGTCGAAATGCTGCCCGGCAAGGGTGCCCAGATGGTCCGTTCGGCCGGCGCTTCCGCCGTCCTGCTGGCCCGCGAAGGCACCTACGCTCAAGTGCGTCTGCGCTCGGGTGAAGTCCGCCGTGTGCACATCGAATGCCGTGCCACCATCGGTGAAGTCGGTAACGAAGAACACAGCCTGCGCCAAATCGGCAAGGCCGGTGCAATGCGTTGGCGCGGTGTCCGCCCGACGGTTCGTGGCGTGGCCATGAACCCGGTCGACCACCCGCACGGTGGCGGCGAAGGCCGTACCGGTGAAGCACGCGAACCGGTCAGCCCGTGGGGCACCCCGGCGAAGGGTTACAAGACCCGTCGCAACAAGCGGACGAACAATATGATCGTCCAACGGCGCAAGCGCAAGTAA
- the rplW gene encoding 50S ribosomal protein L23, with amino-acid sequence MNAERLMQVILAPIVTEKATFVAEKNQQVAFRVVADATKPEIKAAVELLFKVQVESVQVLNRKGKVKRFGRFVGRRRDERKAYVSLKDGQEIDFAEVK; translated from the coding sequence ATGAACGCTGAACGCTTGATGCAAGTCATTCTGGCTCCGATCGTGACCGAAAAGGCCACGTTCGTCGCTGAGAAGAATCAGCAAGTCGCTTTCCGTGTCGTGGCTGACGCTACCAAGCCGGAAATCAAGGCTGCCGTCGAACTGCTCTTCAAGGTGCAGGTCGAGTCCGTGCAGGTCCTCAACCGTAAGGGCAAAGTCAAGCGCTTTGGCCGATTCGTTGGCCGTCGTCGCGACGAGCGCAAGGCCTACGTTTCGCTCAAGGACGGCCAGGAAATCGACTTTGCGGAGGTGAAGTAA
- the rplD gene encoding 50S ribosomal protein L4, with the protein MDLKLLNDQGQAATFSAPDTIFGRDFNEALIHQIVVAFQANARAGNRAQKDRSEVKHSTKKPWRQKGTGRARAGMTSSPLWRGGGRIFPNSPEENFSQKVNKKMYRAGIRSILSQLAREDRIAVVESFDLESPKTKAAAAKLKSLGLDSVLIITDNVDENVYLATRNLPHVAVVEPRYADPLSLVHYKKVLITKPAIAQLEEMLG; encoded by the coding sequence ATGGATCTCAAGCTCCTGAACGACCAAGGTCAGGCCGCGACTTTCAGCGCGCCCGACACGATCTTCGGCCGTGACTTCAACGAAGCGCTGATTCACCAGATCGTGGTGGCTTTCCAAGCCAACGCCCGTGCCGGCAACCGCGCTCAGAAGGATCGCTCGGAAGTCAAGCACTCGACCAAGAAGCCCTGGCGCCAGAAGGGTACCGGCCGCGCTCGCGCCGGTATGACCTCGTCGCCGCTGTGGCGTGGCGGTGGTCGGATTTTCCCGAACTCGCCGGAAGAGAACTTCAGCCAGAAGGTCAACAAGAAGATGTACCGCGCCGGGATCCGCTCGATCCTGTCGCAGCTGGCTCGCGAAGACCGCATCGCCGTCGTCGAATCGTTCGATCTGGAATCGCCCAAGACCAAGGCCGCCGCTGCAAAGCTGAAGAGCCTGGGCCTGGACTCGGTCCTGATCATCACCGACAACGTTGATGAAAATGTTTACCTCGCCACCCGCAACCTGCCGCACGTTGCCGTTGTCGAGCCCCGTTATGCCGATCCGTTGTCGCTGGTCCACTACAAGAAAGTGCTGATCACCAAGCCGGCCATCGCTCAACTCGAGGAGATGCTGGGATGA
- the rplC gene encoding 50S ribosomal protein L3 — translation MSNSTPTPAAHRLGLVGRKVGMTRIFTEEGESIPVTVLDVSNNRVTQVKSLETDGYAAIQVAYGTRRASRVPQAQTGHYAKAGAEAGSILKEFRLDPARAAEFSAGAVIAVESVFEAGQQVDVTGTTIGKGFAGTIKRHNFGSQRASHGNSRSHRVPGSIGQAQDPGRIFPGKRMAGHLGDVTRTVQNLDVVRVDVERGLLLVKGAVPGHAGADIVVRPAIKAPAKKGA, via the coding sequence ATGTCGAATTCGACACCCACGCCCGCCGCTCACCGGCTGGGGCTGGTGGGTCGCAAGGTCGGCATGACCCGCATTTTTACCGAGGAAGGTGAATCCATCCCGGTGACCGTGCTGGACGTGTCGAACAACCGCGTGACCCAAGTTAAGTCGCTGGAAACCGACGGCTACGCCGCGATCCAGGTGGCTTATGGCACTCGTCGTGCCTCGCGCGTGCCGCAAGCACAGACGGGCCACTACGCCAAGGCCGGCGCTGAAGCCGGTAGCATCCTCAAGGAATTCCGCCTCGATCCCGCCCGCGCCGCCGAATTTTCGGCCGGTGCCGTGATCGCCGTGGAATCGGTGTTCGAAGCCGGCCAACAGGTCGACGTCACGGGCACCACGATTGGTAAGGGCTTTGCCGGTACCATCAAGCGCCACAACTTCGGCTCGCAACGCGCCTCGCACGGTAACTCCCGTTCGCACCGCGTTCCCGGCTCGATCGGTCAAGCTCAGGATCCGGGCCGTATTTTCCCGGGTAAGCGCATGGCGGGTCACCTGGGTGATGTCACCCGCACCGTTCAAAACCTCGACGTCGTTCGCGTTGACGTGGAGCGCGGCCTGCTGCTGGTCAAGGGCGCTGTCCCCGGCCACGCTGGCGCCGATATCGTCGTGCGTCCGGCCATCAAGGCCCCGGCCAAGAAGGGAGCGTAA
- the rpsJ gene encoding 30S ribosomal protein S10, whose protein sequence is MKNQKIRIRLKAFDYKLIDQSAAEIVDTAKRTGAVVRGPVPLPTRIRRYDVLRSPHVNKTSRDQFEIRTHQRLMDIVDPTDKTVDALMRLDLPAGVDVEIALQ, encoded by the coding sequence ATGAAAAACCAAAAGATCCGTATCCGCTTGAAGGCTTTCGATTACAAGCTGATCGATCAATCGGCCGCTGAAATCGTCGACACCGCCAAGCGTACGGGCGCCGTTGTCCGCGGCCCGGTGCCGCTGCCCACGCGTATCCGCCGTTACGACGTGCTGCGTTCGCCGCACGTCAACAAGACGTCGCGTGACCAGTTCGAAATCCGTACCCATCAGCGTCTGATGGACATCGTTGATCCCACCGACAAGACCGTTGACGCCCTGATGCGTCTGGACCTGCCGGCCGGCGTCGACGTCGAAATCGCGCTGCAGTAA
- the tuf gene encoding elongation factor Tu, whose amino-acid sequence MAKGKFERTKPHVNVGTIGHVDHGKTTLTAAITTVLSTKFGGEAKGYDQIDAAPEEKARGITINTAHVEYETETRHYAHVDCPGHADYVKNMITGAAQMDGAILVVSAADGPMPQTREHILLSRQVGVPYIIVFLNKADMVDDAELLELVEMEVRELLSKYDFPGDDTPIVKGSAKLALEGDKGELGEQAILSLAQALDTYIPTPERAVDGAFLMPVEDVFSISGRGTVVTGRIERGVIKVGEEIEIVGITPTVKTTCTGVEMFRKLLDQGQAGDNVGILLRGTKREDVQRGQVLAKPGSITPHTDFTSEVYILSKEEGGRHTPFFNGYRPQFYFRTTDVTGTIDLPADKEMVLPGDNVTMTVKLLAPIAMEEGLRFAIREGGRTVGAGVVAKILK is encoded by the coding sequence ATGGCAAAAGGCAAGTTTGAACGCACCAAGCCGCACGTGAACGTCGGCACCATCGGTCACGTCGACCACGGCAAGACCACCCTGACGGCGGCGATCACGACCGTTCTGTCGACCAAGTTCGGCGGCGAAGCCAAGGGCTACGACCAGATCGACGCGGCTCCTGAAGAAAAGGCTCGCGGCATCACGATCAACACGGCCCACGTCGAGTACGAAACGGAAACGCGCCACTACGCGCACGTTGACTGCCCGGGCCACGCTGACTACGTCAAGAACATGATCACGGGCGCTGCCCAGATGGACGGCGCGATCCTGGTCGTGTCGGCCGCTGACGGCCCGATGCCGCAAACGCGTGAGCACATCCTGCTGAGCCGCCAGGTTGGCGTGCCGTACATCATCGTCTTCCTGAACAAGGCCGACATGGTTGACGACGCCGAGCTGCTCGAGCTGGTGGAAATGGAAGTCCGCGAACTGCTGAGCAAGTACGACTTCCCGGGCGACGATACCCCGATCGTGAAGGGTTCGGCCAAGCTGGCGCTGGAAGGCGACAAGGGCGAACTGGGCGAGCAAGCGATTCTGTCGCTGGCCCAAGCCCTGGACACCTACATCCCGACGCCCGAGCGTGCCGTTGACGGCGCGTTCCTGATGCCGGTCGAAGACGTGTTCTCGATCTCGGGTCGCGGCACCGTGGTGACCGGCCGTATCGAGCGCGGCGTGATCAAGGTCGGCGAAGAAATCGAAATCGTCGGTATCACCCCGACGGTCAAGACGACCTGCACCGGCGTGGAAATGTTCCGCAAGCTGCTGGACCAAGGTCAAGCCGGCGACAACGTGGGCATCCTGCTGCGCGGCACCAAGCGTGAAGACGTCCAGCGCGGCCAGGTTCTGGCCAAGCCGGGCTCGATCACCCCGCACACGGACTTCACCTCCGAGGTGTACATCCTGTCCAAGGAAGAAGGCGGCCGCCACACCCCGTTCTTCAACGGCTATCGTCCCCAGTTCTACTTCCGCACGACGGACGTGACCGGCACGATCGACCTGCCGGCCGACAAGGAAATGGTCCTGCCGGGCGACAACGTGACGATGACCGTCAAGCTGCTGGCCCCGATCGCCATGGAAGAAGGCCTGCGTTTCGCCATCCGTGAAGGCGGTCGTACCGTCGGCGCCGGCGTCGTCGCCAAGATCCTGAAGTAA
- the fusA gene encoding elongation factor G, which produces MARKTPIERYRNIGISAHIDAGKTTTTERILFYTGVNHKIGEVHDGAATMDWMEQEQERGITITSAATTAFWRGMAGNYPEHRINIIDTPGHVDFTIEVERSMRVLDGACMVYCAVGGVQPQSETVWRQANKYGVPRLAFVNKMDRTGANFFKVYDQLKTRLRANPVPIVIPIGAEDTFQGVIDLVKMKAIIWDEASQGTKFDYKDIPAELEGTAAEWREKLVEAAAESSEELMNKYLETGSLDEAEINLAIRQRTIAGEIQPMLCGTAFKNKGVQRMLDAVIDYLPSPVDIPPVDGQDDDGNAINRKADDNEKFSALAFKLMSDPFVGQLTFVRVYSGVLKSGDTVYNPIKGKKERIGRILQMHANNREEIKEVLAGDIAAVVGLKDVTTGETLCDVDSHILLERMEFPEPVISQAVEPKSKADQEKMGLALSRLAQEDPSFRVRSDEESGQTIISGMGELHLEILVDRMKREFGVEANVGKPQVAYRETIRKTCEEVEGKFVKQSGGRGQYGHVVLKVEPLQPGGGYEFVDAIKGGVVPREFIPAVDKGIQETLPAGILAGYPVVDVKVTLFFGSYHDVDSNENAFKMAGSMAFKEGMRKASPVLLEPMMAVEVETPEDYAGTVMGDLSSRRGMVQGMDDMVGGGKTIKAEVPLAEMFGYATNLRSLTQGRATYTMEFKHYSEAPKNVADEVIAARAK; this is translated from the coding sequence ATGGCCCGCAAAACCCCGATCGAGCGCTATCGCAACATTGGCATCTCTGCGCACATCGATGCAGGGAAAACCACCACGACCGAACGTATCCTGTTCTACACCGGCGTCAATCACAAGATTGGCGAAGTGCATGATGGCGCCGCCACCATGGACTGGATGGAACAAGAGCAAGAGCGTGGCATCACCATTACGTCGGCTGCTACGACGGCGTTTTGGCGTGGCATGGCCGGCAACTACCCCGAGCACCGCATCAACATCATCGACACCCCGGGGCACGTGGACTTCACCATCGAGGTGGAACGTTCCATGCGCGTCCTGGACGGTGCCTGCATGGTCTACTGCGCGGTGGGTGGTGTTCAGCCCCAGTCCGAAACCGTGTGGCGCCAAGCCAACAAGTACGGCGTGCCGCGTCTGGCGTTCGTCAACAAGATGGACCGTACCGGCGCGAACTTCTTCAAGGTCTATGACCAGTTGAAGACGCGTCTGCGCGCGAACCCCGTGCCCATCGTGATCCCCATCGGCGCCGAAGACACGTTCCAAGGCGTGATCGACCTGGTCAAGATGAAGGCGATCATCTGGGACGAAGCCAGCCAAGGCACCAAGTTCGACTACAAGGACATTCCGGCCGAGCTGGAAGGTACCGCTGCCGAATGGCGTGAAAAGCTGGTTGAAGCCGCCGCCGAGTCGTCGGAAGAGCTGATGAACAAGTACCTGGAAACGGGTTCCTTGGACGAAGCCGAAATCAACCTGGCCATCCGTCAACGCACCATCGCTGGCGAAATCCAGCCGATGCTGTGCGGCACCGCCTTCAAGAACAAGGGCGTGCAGCGCATGCTGGACGCGGTCATCGACTACCTGCCTTCGCCCGTGGACATTCCCCCGGTCGACGGCCAGGACGACGATGGCAACGCCATCAACCGCAAGGCTGACGACAACGAGAAGTTCTCGGCGCTGGCGTTCAAGCTGATGAGCGATCCGTTCGTGGGTCAGTTGACCTTCGTGCGCGTCTACTCGGGCGTCCTGAAGTCGGGCGATACGGTCTACAACCCCATCAAGGGCAAGAAGGAACGTATCGGCCGCATCCTGCAGATGCACGCGAACAACCGCGAGGAAATCAAGGAAGTTCTGGCCGGCGACATCGCCGCCGTGGTGGGCCTGAAGGACGTGACGACCGGCGAAACGCTGTGCGATGTCGATTCGCACATCCTGCTGGAGCGCATGGAGTTCCCCGAGCCCGTGATTTCGCAGGCCGTCGAACCCAAGTCGAAGGCCGACCAGGAAAAGATGGGCCTGGCGCTGTCGCGCCTGGCGCAGGAAGATCCGTCGTTCCGCGTGCGCAGCGACGAAGAATCCGGCCAGACCATCATTTCCGGCATGGGCGAGCTGCACCTGGAAATTCTGGTCGACCGCATGAAGCGCGAATTCGGCGTGGAAGCGAACGTCGGCAAGCCCCAGGTGGCCTACCGCGAAACCATCCGCAAGACCTGCGAAGAAGTCGAAGGCAAGTTCGTCAAGCAGTCGGGCGGTCGTGGTCAGTACGGTCACGTGGTCCTGAAGGTCGAACCGCTCCAGCCGGGCGGCGGCTACGAGTTCGTGGACGCCATCAAGGGCGGTGTGGTTCCTCGCGAATTCATCCCCGCGGTGGACAAGGGCATCCAGGAAACGCTGCCTGCCGGCATCCTGGCCGGTTACCCGGTCGTGGACGTCAAGGTCACGCTGTTCTTCGGTTCGTACCACGATGTGGACTCGAACGAAAACGCGTTCAAGATGGCCGGCTCGATGGCGTTCAAGGAAGGCATGCGCAAGGCCAGCCCCGTGCTGCTCGAACCGATGATGGCCGTTGAAGTCGAAACGCCCGAAGACTACGCCGGTACCGTGATGGGCGATCTGTCCTCGCGTCGCGGCATGGTCCAGGGCATGGACGACATGGTCGGTGGTGGCAAGACCATCAAGGCTGAAGTTCCGCTGGCCGAGATGTTCGGTTACGCCACGAACCTGCGTTCGCTGACGCAAGGTCGTGCCACGTACACGATGGAATTCAAGCATTACTCCGAGGCCCCCAAGAACGTCGCTGACGAAGTCATCGCCGCTCGGGCCAAGTAA
- the rpsG gene encoding 30S ribosomal protein S7, translating to MPRRREVPKREILPDPKFGSVELAKFMNVVMLDGKKAVAERIVYGALEQVATKTGKEPIEVFSLAINNIKPIVEVKSRRVGGANYQVPVEVRPVRRLALAMRWLREAAKKRGEKSMDLRLAGELIDASEGRGAAMKKREDTHKMAEANKAFSHFRW from the coding sequence ATGCCCCGTCGTCGCGAAGTACCCAAGCGCGAGATTCTGCCCGATCCCAAGTTCGGCAGCGTCGAACTCGCCAAGTTCATGAACGTCGTCATGCTGGACGGCAAGAAGGCCGTCGCCGAGCGCATCGTCTACGGTGCCCTCGAGCAAGTCGCCACCAAGACCGGCAAGGAGCCGATCGAGGTGTTCAGCCTGGCGATCAACAACATCAAGCCGATCGTCGAAGTCAAGAGCCGCCGCGTTGGCGGTGCCAACTACCAAGTGCCGGTTGAAGTGCGCCCCGTGCGCCGCCTGGCCCTGGCTATGCGTTGGCTCCGTGAAGCCGCCAAGAAGCGTGGCGAGAAGTCGATGGATCTGCGCCTTGCTGGCGAACTGATCGACGCCTCCGAAGGTCGTGGCGCCGCGATGAAGAAGCGCGAAGACACGCACAAGATGGCCGAGGCCAACAAGGCCTTCAGCCATTTCCGCTGGTAA
- the rpsL gene encoding 30S ribosomal protein S12 encodes MPTISQLVRKPREVSIIKSKSPALENCPQRRGVCTRVYTTTPKKPNSALRKVAKVRLTNGYEVISYIGGEGHNLQEHSVVLVRGGRVKDLPGVRYHIVRGSLDLQGVKDRKQARSKYGAKRPKKA; translated from the coding sequence ATGCCTACCATTAGCCAACTCGTGCGCAAGCCGCGCGAAGTCAGCATCATCAAAAGCAAGAGCCCCGCGCTCGAAAACTGCCCGCAACGCCGCGGCGTGTGCACTCGCGTGTACACCACCACCCCCAAGAAGCCGAACTCCGCTCTGCGTAAGGTTGCCAAAGTGCGTCTGACCAACGGTTACGAAGTCATTTCGTACATCGGTGGTGAAGGCCACAACCTGCAAGAGCACTCGGTGGTTCTGGTGCGTGGCGGTCGTGTGAAGGACTTGCCCGGTGTGCGTTATCACATCGTGCGCGGTTCCCTCGACCTGCAAGGCGTCAAGGATCGCAAGCAAGCCCGCTCGAAGTACGGCGCCAAGCGCCCGAAGAAGGCCTAA